A genomic window from Euleptes europaea isolate rEulEur1 chromosome 9, rEulEur1.hap1, whole genome shotgun sequence includes:
- the FASTKD5 gene encoding FAST kinase domain-containing protein 5, mitochondrial, with translation MPTRIICRRFAGQSCSTVAFSTATKVPGKRAFFGKAEEDLNFQNTEKSPKRVVTLKLWKPSEYRVSFRPSAYCGAKYVSDEDASRILDGGLLEGDCTRMGAKQVQSRYSITCSRRLSSTKNMLLDLESSKFLSTQANLMQPTKPGLVEDDGEAADVESYDTKEDPRVFQKQRPEYEVLSYNRPKLLQPLSAEEGHLILQNVSVFKSSLKPRTIAEYFFRLSGLLVEQRESLRANPRFAMLCHCAVESIQLFDTSELLMGLKAFVHLAIPPTDSMLKAYESECCRRAWDIGLDRLLLVADLWRCLGRSVPRYLEIALSYVSLHWQELSLPQLVQLVYIIGEGRQAPEDLMKKLDTLVVKHLSSLSLEEVGTICLGFFKASHGLSKHTMQRIGDKVCAQMAEMSNYALVNVLKMYRYTHVDHPEFLKQLGVVVPARIPSIGTQGVMHITLACSALHYRNERIMNAVASSVPSRAAYCRSKDIAKFLWSFGCLNYEPPNVEEFYTCLEEQMRSKMHEFQKFPEHFLTSLLALAFAKRFPKDLIDYALSPKFIRRISNSKFDLKKDLFTLDGTVEIECPDYTGNRLAAELKQEVTEMLWNFAKKDIFTKPEVTEALCLLEDMLGGPQYVKQHMLLPHTRSADLEIRLDPDRKPLPFHSEAAAIKLELKESGVSLTDDLMNRLVKGRSRNPSPVNDSGNKDEMRILKRPVQQERSTSVQDHFEFSDGVPLTGTILNALTKSKTFCGSPDSQLKGQHLGDTKLAVQVSSRNHYSYGSKHLLGLHHLKRRQLRLIGYTVVELPFWEWFPLLRHSRSEKLSYLHHKIFNSVL, from the coding sequence ATGCCCACAAGGATAATATGCCGAAGATTTGCAGGACAGTCGTGCAGCACGGTTGCATTTTCTACTGCGACCAAGGTGCCGGGCAAGAGGGCGTTCTTTGGGAAAGCAGAAGAGGACCTGAACTTCCAGAACACGGAGAAGAGTCCTAAGCGTGTCGTCACACTCAAATTATGGAAGCCTTCAGAATATAGAGTATCCTTTCGTCCCTCAGCCTACTGTGGGGCCAAATATGTATCTGACGAGGATGCGTCTCGCATCTTGGACGGTGGCTTGCTTGAAGGCGATTGCACTAGAATGGGTGCCAAACAGGTCCAAAGTCGCTACAGCATCACCTGTTCACGGAGGCTTTCCAGCACAAAGAATATGCTGCTGGATTTGGAAAGTAGCAAGTTTCTCTCTACCCAGGCCAATTTGATGCAGCCAACAAAACCGGGTCTTGTGGAAGATGATGGGGAAGCTGCGGATGTGGAATCTTATGATACGAAGGAGGATCCCAGGGTGTTTCAGAAGCAACGTCCTGAATACGAAGTTCTGAGTTACAATAGGCCCAAGCTTCTTCAGCCcctttctgcagaggaaggtcacCTGATCCTGCAGAACGTGTCCGTGTTCAAAAGCAGCCTGAAACCACGCACCATTGCGGAGTATTTCTTTCGTCTGAGCGGCTTGCTGGTAGAACAACGAGAAAGCCTGAGAGCCAACCCCAGGTTTGCCATGTTGTGTCACTGTGCAGTTGAAAGCATCCAACTCTTTGATACTTCTGAGCTGCTTATGGGTTTAAAAGCATTTGTTCACTTGGCCATTCCCCCCACAGACTCCATGCTGAAGGCATACGAATCTGAATGCTGCCGCCGCGCCTGGGACATCGGCCTGGATCGACTCCTGCTGGTGGCTGACCTGTGGCGTTGCTTGGGGCGCAGTGTCCCACGGTATCTGGAGATCGCGTTGAGCTATGTCAGTCTGCACTGGCAGGAGCTCAGTTTGCCCCAGCTGGTTCAGTTAGTCTACatcataggcgaaggtcgccaaGCCCCTGAGGATTTAATGAAGAAGCTCGACACCTTGGTCGTGAAGCACCTGAGTTCTCTGAGCCTTGAGGAAGTGGGCACCATTTGCTTAGGGTTCTTCAAGGCCAGCCATGGTCTTTCCAAACACACGATGCAGAGAATCGGAGATAAAGTCTGTGCCCAGATGGCGGAGATGAGCAATTACGCCTTGGTCAACGTTCTCAAGATGTACCGTTACACTCACGTTGATCATCCGGAGTTTCTGAAACAGCTTGGGGTGGTGGTTCCTGCCCGAATCCCTTCCATAGGCACTCAAGGAGTCATGCACATAACCCTTGCTTGTTCAGCTTTGCATTACCGCAATGAAAGGATTATGAATGCCGTCGCCTCTTCCGTGCCTTCCAGGGCAGCTTATTGCCGAAGCAAAGACATTGCCAAGTTCTTGTGGTCATTTGGGTGCCTGAACTATGAGCCACCTAACGTAGAGGAATTTTACACTTGCCTGGAGGAGCAGATGCGGTCAAAGATGCACGAATTTCAGAAGTTCCCTGAGCATTTCCTCACCTCCTTGCTAGCGCTGGCATTTGCAAAGCGGTTTCCGAAAGACTTGATAGATTATGCTCTGAGCCCTAAGTTCATCAGACGAATCAGCAATAGTAAGTTTGACCTCAAGAAGGACTTGTTTACCCTTGATGGCACAGTGGAGATTGAATGCCCGGATTACACAGGCAATCGCCTTGCAGCAGAGCTGAAGCAGGAGGTGACTGAGATGTTGTGGAATTTTGCCAAGAAGGACATCTTCACAAAGCCAGAAGTCACCGAAGCACTCTGTCTTCTGGAAGACATGTTGGGCGGTCCCCAGTATGTCAAACAACACATGCTCTTACCTCACACCAGATCAGCTGATTTGGAGATTCGTTTAGATCCAGACCGAAAGCCGTTGCCTTTTCATTCAGAAGCCGCAGCAATAAAATTGGAATTAAAAGAGAGTGGAGTCTCTCTCACAGATGACTTAATGAATCGGCTGGTGAAGGGGAGGTCTAGGAACCCATCCCCAGTGAACGACTCTGGGAACAAGGATGAAATGCGTATCCTGAAAAGACCAGTGCAGCAGGAGCGGTCCACATCCGTTCAGGATCATTTTGAGTTTTCAGACGGAGTTCCTCTTACTGGCACCATCTTGAACGCACTGACCAAATCCAAAACCTTTTGTGGAAGTCCAGACTCTCAACTGAAAGGGCAGCATCTCGGGGACACGAAATTAGCTGTTCAGGTGTCCAGTAGGAACCACTACAGCTATGGCTCAAAACACCTTCTGGGGCTCCACCATTTGAAAAGGAGGCAGCTCCGTCTAATTGGATACACGGTGGTAGAACTGCCCTTCTGGGAATGGTTCCCGTTGCTCCGGCATAGCCGGTCAGAAAAACTGAGCTATTTGCACCATAAAATATTTAACTCTGTACTGTAA